From the Paraflavitalea soli genome, the window AAATAACTCACCCGTCATCATCCTTTCCCGTACTTCTCCCTCTTTCCTGGCTAAATTGCTGGAAATTGAGGTGCCGGAAATATTTGATGGCTTGATTGTTATCAAAAAGATCGTTCGCGAACCCGGTGAAAGAGCTAAAGTGGCTGTAGAATCTTATGATGACCGTATCGATCCCGTAGGTGCCTGCGTAGGTATGAAAGGTAGCCGTATCCATGGTATCGTACGCGAATTGAAAAATGAGAACATCGATGTTATCAACTGGACCAATAATATTCAACTCCTTATCCAGCGGTCATTAACGCCCGCAAAAATTACCAGCATGGAGCTGGACAACGAAAAGAAGCAGGCAAATGTCTACCTCAAGCCCGACCAGGTATCCCTGGCAATCGGTAAAAAAGGGGTAAATATTAAGCTGGCGCAGGAGCTAACTGGTTACAGCATAGACGTTTATCGTGATACCGAAGGTGAACCCCAGGAATTCGACATCGACCTCGAAGAATTTAGCGACGAGATCGAAACCTGGATCATCGATGAGTTCAAGCGCATCGGTTGCGATACCGCCCGCAGCGTACTCGACCTGACCGCCGAAGAGCTGGAACGCAGAACCGACCTGGAAAGAGAAACGATCGACGAAGTACGGAAAGTGTTGAAAGCAGAGTTTGACAAAGAATAGTTGAGATGTTGAGCAGGTCAAAAGAAGTTTAAACCATGCAGTTGGCCTAATTTGTGGCACATTTGCAAAGTATATTCAGGAAATGATTTTATGACGCCTGAAGATTGATGAACTTTTATGACCTTTATTGCCTGTTTGACTGATTAATTTTCATTGCCAGACAGCAAAC encodes:
- the nusA gene encoding transcription termination factor NusA, with protein sequence MASINLIEAFQEFKEAENIDRPTMMKVVEDVFKTLLRKKFGSDENFDVIVNAEKGDLEIMRRRTIVEDGSVQDPLAEVAYSEAVRVAPDFEVGEELYEEVNILDFGRRAILAAKQTLASRISDLKKNVLVKKYGDRVGDIISAEVYQVWKKEILMLDEESNELILPKSEQIPQDYFKKGENTRAVVKKVELKNNSPVIILSRTSPSFLAKLLEIEVPEIFDGLIVIKKIVREPGERAKVAVESYDDRIDPVGACVGMKGSRIHGIVRELKNENIDVINWTNNIQLLIQRSLTPAKITSMELDNEKKQANVYLKPDQVSLAIGKKGVNIKLAQELTGYSIDVYRDTEGEPQEFDIDLEEFSDEIETWIIDEFKRIGCDTARSVLDLTAEELERRTDLERETIDEVRKVLKAEFDKE